A region from the Aphis gossypii isolate Hap1 chromosome 1, ASM2018417v2, whole genome shotgun sequence genome encodes:
- the LOC114128081 gene encoding vacuolar protein sorting-associated protein 8 homolog, whose protein sequence is MEAHRIDRDKQSLMNVLESLNLGSSEIDDTEFNIPKVNDIPTVESILNDEDISLLSEDDVNVYPSKLKVPWYDSGADSISLGSSSSCHMNTEQLPKCLNLKSDPGRILRHTVLKPVSNQMHSFCDRFDAGQPSAIKFSLLIAIGTSKGFIILFDSLQTFQWYHEAVNCGAVSAIDFNHDCSRLIVGYINGTIIMFDSSSTTCKALRIMNDAHTPGTAVLHLKFTDLPNLAIVNNSSGSVFELNFKRNFGIRSVESKCLFSGGRGRVCCIEPLLFNQLANHPMNGYVIIAMATLSKVIIVTIRPNTELLLSNNIISSHPCLPLLSWQFVIIQFNKTINSSHRIMDPVLAFTRDDTVYFYQVNINDQDRLCCCILQKIKLSYTIIACSWMNARTLLTMDSSDKVHLVDVRVGDEMEQSDLLNISLVYTSSYYNGTDSQHLDKCCYSSVHGHNSQLVLLGKKSVHIISIRSWIERLDSLTDKKLFSDALQLGVDFLEERGKAVLGLRGTRAHRHKIVKDKVINIVALYIDSMVDTNNSINYKEGIPIVFDISVHLQKTNLLFNRLWDGVELIESPCKVYLECLKNYLIEGQFDEVPTIIIQKLFTYLSHTNQLKEIEKCILNLKVECLDIEQSLNLSRSHALYDGLISIWTRALEDYLAPLQELIPKIVPLPNGEYIDDTIELGNKILIYLSGCLLGIAYPNRGYIPQHLQDTVRNNIVQFLCSQHSIKAKDDEDIYPYLRILLKFNTTEFLNVFSMAFSDCRFMSQQKQRICCILTSLTMNSKDLKSNQLGLVYAFIVRWQQENGNFMKLDKQVFETVTSKLISTEQTTPIEDREKAFIQLIRSGAFDNNPDLLKIAEEAKFYTVCREICSERGEFSQMFKYYILDDSNKYQIFSFISSKPEYFEQLSYENSKVLLEIDTVQCGIMFGTFYPHLVYDVSNQTKTNYQRYLFLKGAIPYVNSDMKLCTHYLELLCQHEPNAVMDFVKANDSLHLTKAMAATKRAGLDNATAIFLERLGDFQGAFDLLFSKLQEAILREKAVEECTEVLVALAQRGSAVLDPKITWLPILQCLLNLQSHDHLQKVLDNSDLNLATEMHLLLNSSTIAQGTVGHFRNLIMGLIDKCQYEQDVLKSFETLLHGDLHSKLADAINVAKKGVSNPTTCSLCNQKIIMEPMFVFRCGHGFHSDCLGLNTTCTYCVFTNIKL, encoded by the exons atggaAGCACACAGAATAGATCGAGATAAACAATCTTTAATGAACGTATTAGAGTCATTAAATCTGGGTTCATCTGAA ATTGATGACACTGAGTTCAATATTCCTAAAGTTAATGATATTCCTACTGtagaaagtatattaaatgatgaagatatttcattattgagTGAAGATGATGTAAATGTCTACCCGagcaaa ttaaaaGTACCTTGGTATGATTCAGGGGCTGATTCTATTTCATTAGGTAGCTCAAGTAGTTGTCATATGAATACAGAACAGCTACCAAAATGCTTAAACTTAAAATCAGATCCTGGACGAATTTTACGCCATACAGTTCTGAAGCCTGTTTCGAATCAAATGCATTCATTTTGT GATCGTTTTGATGCTGGACAACCTAGTGCTATAAAGTTTTCACTTCTTATTGCAATTGGTACTAGCAaaggttttataattttatttgattcttTACAAACATTCCAATGGTATCATGAAGCTGTAAATTGTGGTGCAGTATCCGCAATAGATTTTAATCATGATTGTTCTCGACTGATTGTTGGATACATAAatggaacaataataatgtttgattCTTCTTCTACTACTTGTAAAGCATTGAGAATCATGAATGATGCGCATACTCCAGGTACTGCGGTGTTGCATCTAAAA ttcacAGATTTGCCGAATTTAGCTATTGTGAACAATAGTTCTGGTTCTgtatttgaattgaattttaaaagaaattttggTATACGTAGTGTtgaatcaaaatgtttattttctgGTGGCCGTGGAAGAGTATGTTGTATTGaaccattattattcaatcaatTAGCCAATCACCCTATGAATGGCTATGTAATAATAGCAATGGCTACTCTatctaaa gtAATCATTGTTACAATTCGGCCAAACACTGAACTACTGTTatctaacaatataatatcatctcaTCCATGTTTACCTTTACTATCTTGGCAATTTGTCATTATACAgttcaataaaacaattaattcaaGTCATAGAATTATGGACCCAGTATTAGCTTTCACACGAGATGATACTGTCTATTTTTATCAG gttAATATCAATGATCAAGATCGTCTTTGTTgttgtattttacaaaaaataaaattatcatacacaATTATTGCATGCAGTTGGATGAATGCACGCACTCTATTGACTATGGACTCATCAGATAAAGTTCATCTAGTTGACGTTCGAGTAGGAGATGAAATGGAACAGTCAGATCTTTTAAACATTTCCTTAGTTTATACTTCTAGCTACTATAATGGCACAGATAGTCAGCATTTA GATAAATGTTGCTATAGTTCAGTCCATGGTCATAATAGCCAACTAGTATTGTTAGGAAAAAAGAgtgttcatattattagtataagaaGCTGGATTGAACGTCTGGATAGTTTAAcagataaa aaactaTTTAGTGATGCATTACAATTAGGTGTGGATTTTTTGGAAGAAAGAGGAAAAGCTGTTCTCGGTCTTAGAGGTACAAGAGCACATAGACATAAAATAGTGAAAGATAAG GTCATCAACATTGTTGCTTTATACATTGATTCTATGGTGGATACaaataactcaataaattataaggaaGGCATTCCTATTGTATTTGACATAAGTGTACATCTACAAAAAac aaatCTATTGTTTAATCGCTTATGGGATGGAGTAGAGTTAATTGAATCTCCTTGTAAGGTTTACTTGGAATGTTTAAAGAACTATTTAATTGAAGGTCAATTCGATGAAGTACcaacaattataattcaaaagttaTTCACATATCTTTCACACACTAATCAATTAAAG gaaattgaaaaatgtatactcaATTTAAAAGTTGAATGTTTAGACATTGAACAATCATTAAACCTATCAAGAAGTCATGCATTGTATGATGGTCTCATAAGTATTTGGACAAGGGCATTAGAAGATTATTTAGCACCCTTACAAGAACTTATTCCTAAAATTGTTCCGTTACCAAATggag agTATATAGATGACACAATAGAACTTGGaaacaaaattttgatttatttaagtgGGTGTTTATTAGGTATTGCATATCCTAATAGAGGTTATATACCTCAACATTTACAAGATACTGTtaggaataatattgtacaatttctATGTTCTCAACACAGTATTAAAGCAAAAGATGATGAAGATATATATCCTTAtcttag AATTTTgctcaaatttaatacaactgAGTTCCTAAACGTCTTTTCAATGGCATTTTCCGATTGTCGTTTTATGAGTCAACAAAAACAAcgtatttgttgtattttaacaTCACTAACAATGAATAGTAaagatttaaaa tcCAATCAGCTAGGGTTAGTTTATGCATTTATAGTACGTTGGCAACAAGAAAATGgtaattttatgaaacttGATAAACAAGTTTTTGAAACTGTCACATCAAAGTTGATATCAACGGAACAAACAACACCTATTGAAGATAGAGAAAAagcatttattcaattaatacgCTCTGGAGCATTTGACAATAATCctgatttattgaaaattgcaGAAGAGGCAAAATT ttatactGTCTGCAGAGAAATTTGTTCAGAACGTGGAGAATTTagtcaaatgtttaaatattatatactcgatGACtcaaacaaatatcaaatattttcatttatcagTTCTAAAccagaatattttgaacaacTTTCTTATGAAAATTCGAAG GTTTTACTGGAAATAGATACAGTTCAATGTGGAATAATGTTTGGAACATTTTATCCACACCTTGTATATGATGTTTCtaatcaaacaaaaacaaactatCAGagatatctttttttaaaaggtgCAAT accgTATGTAAATTCTGATATGAAACTATGCACTCATTATTTGGAACTCTTATGTCAACACGAACCAAATGCTGTAATGGATTTTGTAAAAGCAAATGATTCATTACATTTAACAAAAGCAATGGCT GCAACAAAAAGAGCAGGATTAGATAATGCTACAGCTATATTTCTGGAAAGATTGGGAGATTTTCAAGGAGCATTTGATTTACTGTTTAGTAAACTACAAGAAGCCATTTTAAGA GAAAAAGCTGTTGAAGAATGCACTGAAGTTTTAGTGGCATTAGCTCAAAGAGGATCTGCTGTGCTTGATCCCAAAATTACATGGCTCCCAATTTTACAGTGTCTCTTAAATCTTCAATCACATG atCATTTACAAAAAGTTTTGGATAATAGTGATCTTAATTTAGCTACTGAAATGCATTTGCTTTTAAATAGTTCAACAATAGCTCAGGGTACTGTTGGACATTTCAGAAATCTTATAATGG gtttaattgataaatgtcAGTATGAACAAGATGTATTAAAGTCCTTTGAAACTTTACTTCATGGTGATTTACATAGCAAGTTAGCTGATGCAATAAATGTAGCCAAAAAGGGTGTTAGTAATCCTACAACATGTTCATTGtgtaatcaaaaaattattatggaaCCAATGTTTGTTTTCag atgcGGTCATGGATTTCATTCCGATTGTTTAGGTTTGAATACAACTTGCACATACTGTGTctttactaatataaaattatag